In Aspergillus nidulans FGSC A4 chromosome II, a single window of DNA contains:
- a CDS encoding 4-amino-5-hydroxymethyl-2-methylpyrimidine phosphate synthase (transcript_id=CADANIAT00004029) has protein sequence MSTDKITFLTNWHATPYHAPLYLAQSKGFFKEEGLKVALLEPNDPSDVTEIIGSGKVDMGFKAMIHTLAAKARNFPVTSIGSLLDEPFTGVVYLKDSGITEDFRSLKGKRIGYVGEFGKIQIDELTKYYGMTADDYTAVRCGMNVTKAIINGTIDAGIGLENVQMVELAEWLASQNRPRTDVQMLRIDQLAELGCCCFCSILYIANDAFIAANPEKVKKFMNAVKRATDYVLAEPAKAYEEYVDMKPIMGTPVNRKIFERSFAYFSRDLKNVQRDWNKVTNYGKRLGILDAEFVPNYTNEYLSWTLDKDSTDPLGDQKRMAKLQEQVAAEGGFHRLEVASA, from the exons ATGTCTACTGACAAGATCACGTTCTTGACTAACTG GCACGCGACCCCGTACCACGCCCCCCTGTACCTCGCCCAAAGCAAGGGATTcttcaaggaggaaggtcTCAAGGTTGCTCTACTCGAGCCCAACGACCCATCCGATGTCACCGAGATCATCGGCAGTGGCAAGGTTGACATGGGCTTCAAGGCCATGATTCACACTCTTGCT GCCAAAGCCCGCAACTTCCCCGTGACATCTATTGGCTCCCTCCTCGACGAGCCGTTCACTGGAGTTGTCTACCTGAAGGACAGCGGAATCACCGAAGACTTCCGCTCCCTGAAGGGCAAGAGGATTGGCTACGTCGGCGAATTCGGCAAGATCCAAATTGACGAACTCACCAAGTACTACGGCATGACTGCCGATGACTACACCGCCGTTCGCTGCGGTATGAACGTGACAAAGGCTATCATCAACGGCACCATCGACGCCGGTATCGGCCTCGAGAATGTGCAAATGGTCGAGCTCGCCGAGTGGCTCGCGTCGCAGAACCGTCCCCGTACAGACGTGCAGATGCTCCGCATTGACCAGCTCGCTGAGCTaggatgctgctgcttctgctcgaTCCTGTACATTGCCAATGATGCTTTTATTGCCGCGAACCCTGAAAAGGTTAAGAAGTTCATGAACGCCGTTAAGCGTGCCACTGACTATGTCCTTGCTGAGCCGGCGAAGGCGTACGAGGAGTACGTTGACATGAAGCCCATCATGGGAACTCCTGTCAACAGAAAGATCTTTGAGCGCTCGTTTGCGTACTTTAGCCGCGACTTGAAGAACGTTCAGCGCGACTGGAACAAGGTTACGAACTACGGCAAGCGGTTGGGAATCTTGGATGCCGAGTTCGTGCCGAACTACACGAACGAGTACCTTTCTTGGACTCTGGACAAGGATTCGACTGATCCGCTCGGTGATCAGAAGCGGATGGCCAAATTGCAGGAGcaggttgctgctgaaggcggTTTTCACCGGCTGGAGGTGGCTTCTGCCTAG